A window of Maioricimonas rarisocia genomic DNA:
CCGCCGCTGCGCGAACGTCGCGAAGACATCCCCGTCCTCGTCAGCCACTTCATCCAGCGATTCCGCGGCGAGGCCGAATTCGCCATCCGGGGAGTCTCGGCATCCGTCATGCGGCAGCTCGCCGAATACGACTGGCCCGGGAACGTCCGTCAACTGCGCAACGTCATTCACCGTGCCTGCATTCTGGCGACCGGCGAGATCATCGAAGAAGTCGACCTTCCTGCCGAAGAGTCGCCGACCAGACATCCGCAGAAGCTGCCGGAAGGTTTCGAACAACTGCCGCTCCGTGAGATCGAGCGGATTGTCATTCTCTCTCGACTGCGTCGGTTCGAAGGGAACAAGACCGAAGCCGCCGCAGCGCTCGGTGTCACCCCCCGCACACTGCGCAACAAGGTGACCGAATACCGCAAGCTTGGATTCTCGTGCTGACGTGATCGCCCGACCGGAAACCGGCGACTGAAGATGTTTCGGTCGGCGGTATCTGCCGGTCCTGAGGCGATTCGAGCGGCCGGAGTGGCCGGTTCAGTCCGGGCTGTGCGGACGCGGTCGGAATCTATTTCCTTCCTGCCGGAACGTCGTTCCGCATCGCTGCACGCACCGCGAACTGACGCCGGAAATCTCTGATCGCCGCAAGCCCATGCGGTCAAAGCGTCCGGGCGCGTTCGCCCCTCGGTCGATCACCCCCGCTTCGCATGACTGGCATGGCGGCTGCATTCCGGCGGACGGACCTACCGTTCGTCATTGGGATGCACCGAGAATGTCAACCCCGGTTTCTGCACACGGCCCGCACGTCCGCGAACTGCACGCTCGCACCGCTGCGACCGAAGAGGAAGATCTCGCGGTTGTGATGGAGGGGGTCCCCCCAGCGGACCCGTCTGCTTCAGAGCACTCCGATTTCGCCACCACTCTGGCCCGGCTGACTGCAGCTCCAGACACCTCACCGGTTGTGGGGCCGCAGGAAATCCCCACTACGGCGGAAGCACCGACCTCCGAAGATCACGGCGCAACCGTTGAAGAAAAGACCCTGCCGGGCCTTCGCCCGCGCCATTCAGTGGGATCGTCCAATGCGGAGCCGGTCACGCCTGGTGCTCCCGCTCAAACTGATGCTCCGGCCCCGACGGGCGCTCCGCAAAGATTGAATGCCCGAATCGGCGGTGAAGCGATCAACGAAGCCCAGCGCAAGGCCCACGGCGAATCGATCCAGAAGAGTGAACCGGGCAATGACGGGACGGAAGTTCTCGAAGCTAATGCCGCAGCGCCTTCGCACATTCCGGTTGCGAACGTTGAGGTCGCCGGTCCGAACGGGACGCCAGCCCCCGCCGAGCCCACGGCAGCCCGGCCGGAATCGGCGAATGTCGAGTTGTCCGGTCGCGCGCAACCGTTAGCGAACACGCCCCGGCAACCAGGGACCGGGGCGACGGCGACAGGCAGCACCGACGAACCGCCGGCACCCACAGAAACTGTCAACGAGACGTCCTCGAATAGCACTGTCGATACCGAGGCCCTCCGCACCAGATACGAGGCCTCGCGTCGCACTGCCCCGGCGGCACAGAATCAGCCGTCGGAAGTCGCAGCCGAGGTGCAGCAAGTGCCTGCTGAGGCCCAGCCCGCCGGACCGAACAGGCAGAGCGACGGGACAGAGAGAACGGAGACCGTCCTGCCCGACCAGCCGTCCGAACGGACGGAACGTCTTGAGACAACTCTGTTGAGCAACGGGACCGCGGACGACGTGTCGCGACCGGTGCATACTGAGGAAACACTGGCGACGCGACTCCGTCACACCGAGCCGGCAATCAAACCGGCGTCCGGCAAGGGATCTGAGGAATCGTTCGAGTTGCCGGAACCGCTTGACGGCACCGAGTCAGAAACGAAACCGGGCGTGCTCGCCGGCAACAGCACACAATCGGACGCCGACGGACAGTCTTCCGACCATCGCAACGCGCCGTTCCAGGACGGGACGGTCGGCCAGACGTCATCGTCGGTGGCCGGCGCGTCTCAGGCGGTCAATGAAAACTACCAGACTGTCGCAGAGCAGGTGATTGCTGAACCGGCGATCCAGCGGCAGGTGACCGAACAGGTCGTCGCCAGCGCCCTCGAACGTGCACGTATCGTGCAGCAGGAAGGGCAGACGCGGATGGAACTGCAGCTCTCGCCGCCTGAACTCGGGCGGATCCGCATCGAGATTTCCCGTACCGAACGGGGACTGAAGATGCGGGTCGCCGCCGAGTCGCCTGCGACGGCCCAGCTCCTGCGAACGAACCTCGGTGAAATCCAGAGCCAGCTCGAAGCGGCCGAGATGCCGGTGGAGTCGATGGACCTCTTCAGTGGAGACGTCGGTGGGGACTCGCAGTCGGCAGATCATCCGTCGGATCGGAGGTCCCCTTTCGCAGACGTTTCCAGACGCTACGGACTGGAGGATCCGCCCGAAGCCGACAGTCCTGACGTTGCGACTCCCTCGGGACGGATCGACGTCAGGGCGTAAGGAGGCACGGCGATCGCGTGCGAAGGACGGCGAGGTCCTCTCCGGAAATCCCGTCGCTTCAAACACGCGATTGCACAGGAATAGCGCGATCGATTGAAGGGAGTTCGCGGCGGGCCGGTCCCGCCGGAAAGTCGACGCGAACAGCAACAGGTGAGGCAGACACAATGGACGCCATTTCAGGCTCATCAGATCTTGGACAGCAGCAGTTCCTGGAACTGCTGGTCACGCAGTTGAAGAACCAGGATCCGCTGGAACCGGTCGAACAGACCGAGTTCATCAGCCAGCTGGCACAGTTCTCGGTCGTCGAGGGCGTAGAGACGCTCAACCTGCAGTTCGACGACATGCTGCGGTTGCAGCAGCTCACCGAGGGAGCACAGCTCGTCGGTCGTACGGTGGAATTCATTTCACCGATCACGGGCGAAACGGTACAGGCGCCGGTCCAAGAGGCCCGCGTCCTGGATGGACGGATGATGCTGACGGCCGGCACCGATGTCGTGCCGCTCGACCAGGTACTTGCTGTCGTCGATTCGACCGAAGCATCGGGCTGACGCAGACAGAATTTCCTTCTCCTGTGACCGACCGTTTCTGCGTCGGGGACTTCGGTGACGTGCGAAGTCGCCAGCTTCAGCGGGCCACGGGAATTATCTACACACGTCGGGGCGACTCAGCCCGGGGGGGCAAACCATGCCAAATCCACTGATTACTGGAATTTCGGGACTCAACAGCCACAGCAAGATGCTCGAGGTCATCGGGAACAATCTTGCCAACCTCAATACAGTGGCCTACAAGTCCCAGCGCGTCCTGTTTGCCGATCAGCTGTACCAGACGCTCCGCCCCTCATCGACGGGTTCTGCGGAGTCGACCGGGATCGTCGGCGGAACGAACCCGGTCCAGATCGGTGGCGGCAGTGTCATCTCGCAGATCGATTCGAACTTCAATCAGGGACCGATCGAGTCGACGGGACAACTGCTCGACTTCGCCATCGAGGGAGACGGGTTCTTCGTCGTCGAAGCAACCGAAGGCCCCCTCTATACGCGGGCCGGCGCCTTCGGGATCGACGACGAAGGTGTCCTGGTCGATCCTTCGACCGGTTACCGTGTCCAGCGGTTCGGAACGGTGGGCGAACCGGACGGGATCAACCCCGCCTTCCAGGAGCCGGGCGATCCTTTCATCCAGGTGCCGCTGGGAACAACGGTTCCCGGACAGGCGACCTCGACAGGACATCTGTCAGGCAATCTGTCGTCGTCGGCGGATCTCCCCACAGAAGAGACGCTCACGTCGTCGAATCCGTTCCTGTCCGGCGGCAGCGCCGCCACGGGCAGCACACTGCTGAATGACCTCGATTCTTCAATCGCGCCGTATATGGCCGGCGATGAGGTGATGTTCGCCGGTACCGAAGCAGACGGTACTCCGGTCAGCGTTACGATCAGCGTCGACGCGACGACGACGATGAACGATCTGGTCACGGCGATTGACGGAGCGTTCTCCACGGCCACGGCAACGCTCGGTACGGACGGAAGCCTGACACTGCAGGCGGACGATACCGGTCCCGCGTTTCTGAGTCTGACGCTGATTGACCCCGGCTCGAATGCCGGCAGCGTCAACTATTCGAACAACCTCATGGTCGTTACGTCCGAAGGTACGAACTCGGCGATGGTCCGCGGTGGTCTGGAAGTCTTCGACAACGCCGGTGGCGCACACACCCTCGGAGCCAACTTTACCCGGATCGACAACGGCACCTGGTCGCTGGACATCGAGCTCGACCCCACGCAGGGGACCGTCATTGACGGCACCGTGACAGGAATCCGGTTCAATCCGGACGGTTCGCTGGCGGGCGTTCTCGACTCTCCGACAATCGTCGTCCAGTTTGCCGGTCAGCCGACGCCACAGACGATCACCCTTGATTTCGGTGAGCCGGGCAGTTTCGACGGCATGACTTCGGTCGCTGCGGACTCGTCGATCTCGTCCGAGCAGGATGGATTCGCTCCCGGCGTTCTTTCCTCGGTTCGGGTCGATGCCAGCGGTGTTCTCGAAGGGATCGCCAGCAACGGGCGGACCTTCCCGCTGGCCCAGCTCGCGATCGCCAGCTTCCAGAATCCCGAAGCACTCGAACGGGCCGGCCAGAACTTCTATGCCCAGTCGCTCGGTAGTGGTGAGGTCGAACTCGGGACCGCACTCGAACTGGGACGGGGAGCGGTTCGCTCAGGCAGCCTCGAGCAGTCGAACGTCGACATCGCTCTCGAGTTTACCCGTCTGATCATCGCTCAGAGAGGCTTCTCGGCGAACGCCCGGACCATCACCGTGACCGACGAGATCCTCGAAGAACTGAACTCGTTGATCCGGTAGCGCATCTGAACCCGTGAGCTCCCGCCGTGATCCGCGGCGGGAGCCTGCGGCGTTCACAAGCTGCTACAGAATGCTGGCAGACTCAGGAAGCGTCTGGGGATTCCCAGGCTGGTGGAGCAGGGAGCGGGTACTCGGCGGCTGGAGGTTCGATCAGAGGCGGCTCCAGCCCTGGTGGTTCCAGCAGTTCCGGGTTTCCCACCTGGGGCAGCATCGTCTCGGGAAAGTCGGGCGGTGGAACAGACGTTGCCAGCACACCGGCCGATTCTCTCGAAGCCACATCGAGCAGGTGCTGCGGACTGTTGGTCGTCACCGCAGCCTCTTCGCGGGCCGGCGGAGGCGGATACCGCAATCTCCGCGGGTGCAGTCGACGGATCGGTTCCACATCCTTGGGGCCGTACCAGGTGCGATCGAATCCGGCAACTTCATCTCCCCGAGCGTCGATCAGCCGTACACGGGCATGCAGCTGCATCGGCCGGTACGGGCGATACTCGATGACGTCGATGATCAGTCGCGAGTCGATCGGCCCACCCGGCGGCAGCCCCCCCGGCCAGGGACCGACTGGTGCATAGGGAGCTTCAGCCGCACAAGGCAGGACCTCCGGAAACTCGCGGGGATCGATGACCTGGGCCACTTCGAACCGTCCGGTCTCCTGCAGGGCCACGGTCAATGTGCGGACGAATTCCGCTTCGGGAAAGCTGAACTCCGGCGGGACCATTTCCGAGCGGACGATGACCGCCAGTCGCATCCGCGGACCGGCATACGGTGCCATCTGTGCCGGCGCCGTGAAGACCTCCTCTTCACAGTGCCGTCGTCGGAACAGACGCCCCGAGAGTCCGCAGCCGCTGGCGGCAAGCACAGCGGCCGGCCACAGCAGCAGGGTGCGGCGGCTCATCGTCTGAGCAGAGGATTTGTCGTCGTTGAACATGCGAGGACCGTTCTTGATCGCGTTTCGCGCCCTGCTGTCGGAACCCCCCGCTACCGCGGGCGATTCTGATCGGTGGCAGGACTCTGGCTCGACTGGTAGTCGTCGCGAATGAGTTGCTCGAGCGTCGTCGACAGGGCATCCAGCGACTTGATGTCCTGCTGGTGCTGCCGCTCCATCACCGTTTCGATGCGCTTGACCTCACCCTGCCAGTACCGGACGTCGTTGCTCAGTCGGCTCAGTTCCCGGTTCGAGGCTTCGAGTGCAGTATTGACCGTTTGCAGCGCCTCGCGACTCGCCTTCAGCTCGTCTTCCAGCAGGTCGACTTTCGTCGACAGGGTGTCGGTCTGTTCCTGAAGCTGCTGCTGCCAGTCGTTCAACATGGGCACACAGTCATCACAGGGAGACCGGCCACCGGGAGCCGCCATTGTCGCGCTCACCTGCCGCGTCGCCGGTACCGGCACCCGCGACGAGTTCTCCGGGGCGACCAGCCTCGGCGGCGCAAGGGCCGGAGCGGTCTCGTGGCCGGTCAACTGGATGCGATCGGTCGACTCACCCTGTTCCGCGGGGACTCCGGCGGTGGTCCAACCGTTCCCGGAGTCGTCAGCCGGCGTCTCCAGCTCGACGACGTCCCACGCGTCTTCCAGCGGTTCATCTGCTGGTTTCTGCGCGACGACTGCGGCAGGCTTTGCTGGAAGGGGGCGACTGACTTTCGGTGCGCGCGCAGGCCGCGCGGCCGCTGACTTTCCGTTCGTGGCAGCGTTCGCAGGCGTCGCGGTCTCCAGTGAAAGGTGAGGGGCGTCCGGACTGGTTGCCGTCGAGGCGACGGTCTGATTTTCAGCCCTCCCCTCGCCCTGCGGGCGAAACTGCGGCAGTGTCGGCATCGCGAC
This region includes:
- a CDS encoding flagellar hook-length control protein FliK, which gives rise to MSNGTADDVSRPVHTEETLATRLRHTEPAIKPASGKGSEESFELPEPLDGTESETKPGVLAGNSTQSDADGQSSDHRNAPFQDGTVGQTSSSVAGASQAVNENYQTVAEQVIAEPAIQRQVTEQVVASALERARIVQQEGQTRMELQLSPPELGRIRIEISRTERGLKMRVAAESPATAQLLRTNLGEIQSQLEAAEMPVESMDLFSGDVGGDSQSADHPSDRRSPFADVSRRYGLEDPPEADSPDVATPSGRIDVRA
- a CDS encoding flagellar hook-basal body complex protein, with the translated sequence MPNPLITGISGLNSHSKMLEVIGNNLANLNTVAYKSQRVLFADQLYQTLRPSSTGSAESTGIVGGTNPVQIGGGSVISQIDSNFNQGPIESTGQLLDFAIEGDGFFVVEATEGPLYTRAGAFGIDDEGVLVDPSTGYRVQRFGTVGEPDGINPAFQEPGDPFIQVPLGTTVPGQATSTGHLSGNLSSSADLPTEETLTSSNPFLSGGSAATGSTLLNDLDSSIAPYMAGDEVMFAGTEADGTPVSVTISVDATTTMNDLVTAIDGAFSTATATLGTDGSLTLQADDTGPAFLSLTLIDPGSNAGSVNYSNNLMVVTSEGTNSAMVRGGLEVFDNAGGAHTLGANFTRIDNGTWSLDIELDPTQGTVIDGTVTGIRFNPDGSLAGVLDSPTIVVQFAGQPTPQTITLDFGEPGSFDGMTSVAADSSISSEQDGFAPGVLSSVRVDASGVLEGIASNGRTFPLAQLAIASFQNPEALERAGQNFYAQSLGSGEVELGTALELGRGAVRSGSLEQSNVDIALEFTRLIIAQRGFSANARTITVTDEILEELNSLIR
- a CDS encoding flagellar hook assembly protein FlgD gives rise to the protein MDAISGSSDLGQQQFLELLVTQLKNQDPLEPVEQTEFISQLAQFSVVEGVETLNLQFDDMLRLQQLTEGAQLVGRTVEFISPITGETVQAPVQEARVLDGRMMLTAGTDVVPLDQVLAVVDSTEASG